Genomic DNA from Clostridium sp. BJN0013:
TATGATATTTATAAATATAAATCCACTGTAATAATAGCACCAATACTACCAATACCGCTAATGATAAATATATATGCCACTGGAAATAAGGGCTATTGTTTAAAAGGCCTAAATCTTTCAATATTTGTATTTGATGTTCTGTTACCGGTTCTCCTTCTTTTACTATGCTCTGATCTTTTTTTATCATAACATAAGAAACTTTTTTTTCAGCTTCTTTTCTTAATTCTTCGGTTTTTTCCTTGTCATAAAAAAAATTAGGTGAGATCTGAGAATATCCTATATCAGTAGCCAACGTTCTTAAATCTTTAGACAAGTCAGAAGTGGTTACCTTTAACAATATGTTCTCCTGGGCTTTTTTAATATCTTCCTGGTTATCACTTTGCGTATTATCACTTATATTGCTATTATCATATATATCGCTTAGGGTTTTCTGCAGGAAATCCTGAAGTTTTTTCATATCATCTTTATCAAGTGCTATTACAGCTTTATAGGTATCATCTGTTACATTCATACTATATTCACTCTTTAGTTTTTCTAATTTATCCTTGTCTTCTAACTGTGAATCTTTTAATTGACTTGCTTTTGTAAAAAACCCACTTAGATTGTTCAATATGCTAGTCTTCACTTCAGGATTTTTATTATATTGAATAGGTACAGAATCAATAGTTTGCTGCAATTTAGTCTCTGTGGATAATTCATCCTTTACTTCCCTTGGAGCTTTTATATCAACTTTTGGAATATCCCCTACCTTCAAATTATATCTTTTTGCTGTAAGTCCAGTGACAAGTAAAGAATAAATAAATATAAAGCTTACTATAAAAACAATTATCTTATTAATATTTTTACCTAAAAAAAATCTTTTCAATGATAATTTTTTCAATGAAAATCACCCTTTGTTTTCTATATTTATCTTCTAAATGTTAGTTTTATTCTTTATCCGTATCTTCAATCTTATCCTGAACTGCTATATTTTCTTCTGCTATAACCTGGACTTTAACTTTACAGGAATCTCCTTGCTCATAAGTAACTATTTTATCTAAAATATTTATAGATTTATCTAAATTAGAACATATTTTCTTATACAACTTATCTCCAGTATCTTTCACTATTTTTTGTGAGTCACCTTTTACCGTAATTTCTTTAACTTCAAAATAAGTTTCTTTCCTTAACATGAATTTACTTTCCTCTATTTTATCATAATTATTAAATTTGTTATCATTTTTTTTTAAATACAGTTTTTTATTCCCCAGACTAATATAATAATTTTGTATTTTCTTACCTGTTCTTTGTTTCTTTATACTATTTATATTTACTGTTTCTGTATCTTCATATAGGGTTCTACATATGACATATCCTCCCGCAGCAACGCTATAAGTGGCGGATTCTTGTCCTTGTTCTCCTTTTACAAGTATCTGTCCTTTTTTTACATCATCTCCTATTTTTACAACTGGAGTACCTAGTGTAGTATATATTCTTAATACCTTTCCATCCTTCTTAGCCACTAAATTACATGGGTTGTCTTCTTTAATTATATTAGGTGGAGATTTTCTTTCTACCGCTTTTACACTTAATTTAGAACCCTCTATCCTTACTTTTACCCACATTATACTATCATTATTTTTCATAAGCTCTTCTTCTATTTTATATACATCTACTTTATTCTTATTAATTCCAGGTTTTACTCCATAATTCTTAAGTTGGTGCCTTATTATGTAAGGTGGAAGGCCTTTATCAGAAGTAATTTTTATACTCCATATGAATGTAGACAAATAATATATTATTGCTATAAATAGAATTGCTCCTGTTACCAAGGTTATTCTTTTCTTAAGCTTAATTATTAGAAACACAATCCCTCTTCTTTTAATAATTTTCACTTTAGTGCTCGTTTTTTGGGCTATATCCTCTATATCATAGTAATCTTTTAAATTTATTTCCATAGTCATAGTAGTAATACTTTTCTTTTTTATATTTTTTATATAAATATTATTTTTCCACATAAGGTTAATAAACTTTTCAGGTATTAGTGATTGTATCTCAATTAAAACAATTCCTTTTCTACAGTACCTTAGACTAAATTTACTAATTTCCCTCATAAACTATAGAATTAAACCTCCCTCCTATGGTTATAGTACTTCCCCCCATAAAAAGTACTTCAAATCTACTACCATATATAGATATTAAACCTACACCTGAATTAATTTTTATTTGATTTTCATCGAATAATATAATGCCTCTATGATTTTCTATTATTATTTCACTATTTCCCGTAACTTTAATTTGAGGCATATTTAAAATTATATCCCTTGGCAAATCTAACTTATCTGCAATATTCCGCTTTGTATTGTACATTTTGTCTCCCATAGTATCACCTCTAAAAATTTATCTATATTAAATACATAGTCTCTACTAATTTATGAAATATATATATAATAAATTCCTTAAAGGTTAAACTACATTTAAGAAGTACACTGATTTATTTTCTCTTTAATCATGTAAATTTCAGATAAATAAAAAAAGCTGAGAATAAACTCCCAGCTTCTTATATTTATTTAAATATTTTTTACTATTTGACTCACAAGCCTACCATCTCATAGCTTTAGTTCTTAAGTACAACAATTGCCATAATATTTTTCACTTTTTATGCTTTCTGCACCCACTTTGTCAACTGCTTTCCTAAAAATTTCGGAAAGTTTTTTCTCACTTAACTGCTGAGGAAGGTAATTCAACAAAATCCCTATTTCAGATCTCATCTTACGAATCAAATCCCATTTTTCGCCTTTTTTAAATTTAAGCATACATTTGCATCTTTCCTTAACTTGTCTTAATAACACATCTGCAACTTTTTTATCATCAAGTTTTCTTCCATTAGCTTTTTCCACTAATAAAATAATCAATTTAGCCATACTCATAATATCTAATTTAAGCTTATCTATCAATTTAAAATCATATTTCTGGCATTTTTGTTTAAGGGACATATTGTTTAATACCCTCTTTCAAAAAATTCTACTTAAACTTTCTCTTTCTTGCAGCTTCTGATTTTTTCTTTCTTTTTACACTTGGTTTTTCATAATGTTCTCTTTTTCTGACTTCTGAAAGAACACCAGCTCTTGCACATTTTCTTTTAAATCTTCTCAATGCACTCTCTATAGTTTCATTTTCTCCAACTTTTATTTCTGACATATTATATCCCTCCCTCCGCTAGCTCAATTTAATTTAAAAAATTAAATACAGTTAACATGGGTCAAATAGCACATAGCCATTATACAATAAATCTTTAGACACTGTCAACAATTTCATAGTGGTTATATTAAACATAATTGTACTCTCAACTTTTTTATAATGAATATTAACCTGGAGGCCATTTCAAAGTTCTTCCTCCCAGCATATGGAAATGAACATGTGATACTGTCTGTCCCCCTTCTTTTCCACAGTTAGTTACAATTCTATATCCTTTATTTGATATACCCAATTTAACTGCAATTTGTTTTGCAATTAAATATATATAAGCAATGAGTTTAGCATCCTCTTCAGTAATGTCATTTATACTATCTATATGCTTTTTAGGTATCATAAGTACATGTACTGGTGCACCTGGCTCTATATCCTTAAAACATAATACCTTGTCATCTTCATATACTTTTTCAGAAGGTATGTCACCCTTTATTATCTTACAAAAAATACAATCTTCCATAAATTTCACCTCCTTTAACTGTATAATATTCAATAGTTTATAATCAATATCCTTCTAAAATCACATAAAACTTTTGATCTTCCCCGAAATATATCCCTCTTTTAAACTTTCAAGTTTTGTACTTAAAATTTTTCCCTCCAAATTTTCGCCCTTTACAGTTTCTGCAATTATCTTTATATAATTGGGTGTATACCCTTCATAGCATATCTTTTCCCCTGGAACTTTCTGTTCATACAATACATTCATATTATTGCCTAAAAATCTATTCATAAATTTATTTTCCAGTTTTTCATTTAACTTTATAATCCTAATGCTTCTTTCATCTTTTATCTTGCCATCTATTTGATCTTCCATATTTGCAGCTTTGGTACCTTCTCTTCTGCTATATTTAAACACGTGAATTTTTGAAAGTGCTATCTTATTTAAAAAATTATAAGTTTCACAAAATTCTTCCTCTGTTTCACCAGGAAAACCAACTATAATATCAGTGGTTATAGATACATTTTTTATACTCTCTCGAAGTTTATATACTATTTCTTCATATTCTGAAGTAGTATACTTTCTATTCATTCTTTTTAAAGTAGAGTTACATCCACTTTGAAGTGAAAGATGAAAATGAGGACATAATTTTGTTAAATTTGCCATCCTATTTATAATATCTTCTGTAAAAAACTTAGGATCTATAGAACCTATTCTAACTCTATCAATACCTTTTATTTTATCTATCTCTTCCAATATTCTAATCAAGTTCCAATTTTCATTAATATCTAAACCATAGGAGGCAATATGTATGCCTGAAAGTACTATTTCTTTAAAATTATTAATTTCAAGTTTTTTAACTTCTTCTATAATTTTATCAGGTTCTTTACTGCATACAGGTCCTCTAGCAAAGGGTATCAAACAATAAGAGCAGAATCTATTGCATCCATCTTGAATTTTTAAAAAGGCTCTTGTTCTATTTTGATATTCACTTATATTTAAATCTTCAAATGTTCTATTTTTTAAGATATCATTGACTTCTACTATTTTTTCTTCATCTCTAAAGGCTCTATTCACCCAGTGCAATATATCACCCTTATTTTTAGTTCCTAGAACCACATCTACTCCTTCTATTTTAGATACTTCATCTGGAGCAATTTGAGAATAACATCCTACTACAGCAATTATGGCGCTGGAATTTCTTCTTTTAGCACGATGTATCATCTGTCTAGACTTTTTATCCCCCATATTTGTTACCGTACAAGTATTTATTACATACACATCCGCATATTGTCTAAAATTCACAAGTTCATACTCTTCCCCAATAAATTTTTCAGCCATAGCTTCAGTTTCATATTGATTTACTCTACATCCAAGAGTAGCTATAGCCACTTTTTTCTTCCTACCATATAAATGAAAAAATTCCTCACCTGAAAGTGTTAAATCCACTTTATTTGCATTAACTGGTTCCACCTAACAAAAACCTCCTAAATCTCCTAATTCATACATAAGAAGTGCTACACAGACAAATCCCGCCGTTTCCGTTCTAAATATTCTAGGGCCAAGAGTTACTATTTTGGAATTAATATCCTTAAGTTTTTCTATTTCCTCTTTTTCAAATCCTCCCTCTGGACCAATTACAATGGCTACTTTATTTATAGCCTCTCTACATTCTATAGAATTTATTACTTTCTTTATTCCAATAGATTTTTCCATTTCATAAGGAACTACAATTAAGTCCACATTAGATAAACATTTTAAAAGTTCTTCAAAGTAAATAGGAGTATTCACAGGAGGTATTATACTTCTTTTACACTGTTTACAGGCTTCCAATGCAATTTTATTCCATCTATCCACTCTCTTGAGTTCTTTAAAATCACCTTTTATTACCACTCTATTAGTAATTATAGGGGTTATCTCCGAAACTCCAAGTTCAGTAGCCTTTTGTACAATTAAATCCATTTTACTGGATTTAGGCAATCCTTGGAATAAATATAATTTAAGGGTACTTTCATTATATACTTTAAGTTCTTCTACAATATTTATTGTAACTTTTTCCCTGTCTATATTGTCTATTAATCCTAAAAATTCTTTTCCATGGCAGTTGTTTACATTTACTTTGTCTCCTATCTTTAACCTAAGCACTTTATTTATGTGTTTTAAGTCATCCCCTGTAATATACACTGTATTAAAATTTATATCCGCCTGGGGTACAAAAAATTTATTCATATTAAATCACCTTTTTTATCCAAAGGCGGCAATTAGTTAATGCCCCCAGTTTTTTTAAATGAGTTCTTCTAAGATTAAGATGGAGAAAAGCACTCCTTATGAGAAAGCTCCATCCAAAGCTAAAAGTTACTTGATAGTTGATACTATACATACCCATTCTCCATCTTCATTTATTTCTTTTATTTTGAATCCGTTATTTTCCAAATTTTCAACCACTTCCTCTTTTCTATCTATTATTATACCCGAAGATATAAAAACTCCTTCTGGAACTAAAAATTCTTTAACTTCTTCTGTTAAAGACATTATCACATCTGCAATTATATTTATAACCAAAATATCTGCCTTTCCATGAATTTCTTCCATAAGATTTCCATGAACTACCTTTATATTTTTTATGTTATTATATCCTATATTTTTCAAAGCGGATTCTATAGCTACAGGATCTAAATCCACCGCAGTAACTTTTTTTGCTCCAAGCTTTGAGGAAGTTATAGCTAGTATTCCTGAACCTGTACCTATATCAAATACATTTGATTCGGGCTTAACATATTTCTCCAGTGCCTTTATACACATTTTTGTAGTTTCATGAGTGCCAGTACCAAAGGCCATACCTGGATCAATTTCTACTACTATATCATGTTTTTTATTTTCATACTTTTCCCAAAGTGGCTTTATTACTATTTTCTCTCCAGCCCTATAGGGCTTATAGTACTTTTTCCAATCATTCTCCCAATCCTGTTCATTTACTTTATTTACTACAACCAAACCTTTTCCTTTATCTATACCGAAATTTTCTAAATTATTTATATTATGTTTTATGTATTCTAGATAACTGTCAAAGTTTTCATTTTCTCTATAGTATGCTTTAATTACTGCTCCCTCTTTCACTTTCAATAGACTTTCATCAAAATAATCCCAGTCTCCAGAATGTTTTTTCTTGAATTCTATATCCTTTGTATCTTCTATGGATATACCTTCAACTTCCGTATTATATAATATTCCTGAAACAGCTTCTACCGCTTCACTACTTACAATTATGGAGACCTCTATCCATTCTTTACTCATATGCTTCCTCCTATATAAGTAAATATACTGACAGCTATAATATGAAAACTGTCAGTATATTTACTTATTATAATTTTGAAGATTCTATTTGGAATCATTTTTAAAAATTTTATCGATAAATGATTTTTTTTCTACATCTCTTGGTTGAATTTCTCCACTAGCTTCCATGAACATTATAACAGCTTCTTTTTGTTTTTCATTTAAACTTTTAGGTATATCTACAATTATATTCACGTATTGATCTCCTCTACCTCTTCCATCAACTTTAGGAACACCTTTTCCTTTTAATCTAAATACAGTTCCCGGCTGAGTTCCAGGTGGAATATCATATTTAACATCTCCATCTATAGATGGAACTTTTAAACTAGTTCCAAGTGCTGCTTTTCCAAAACTAATATGAGCATCTAGATAAATGTCAAATCCCTTCCTTTTAAATTTACTATGAGGAGAAACCCTCAAATTTACATAAAGATCTCCTGGAGGTCCTCCATTTTTACCATGTTCTCCTTGTCCTTTTATAGGTATTATATTGCCATTATCCACTCCCATAGGAATTTTCACTTTTATTTTTCTATGCTTCCTTACTGTACCCTTACCTCTACATTCTTCACATTGATTTCTTATTATAGTACCTTTACCGCCACATTTATCACAGGTAGTCATGGTAACGAAATTTCCAAGTGGAGTACTTCTCTGATGTCTAACCTGACCTGTACCACCGCATTTATCACAGGTGTGAGGATGACTTCCTTTTTTTGCACCTGTCCCATTACAAACTTCACATCTTTCATCTCTAGTTACAGGTATTTCCTTTTCCACACCAAAAACTGCTTCTTCAAAGGTCAAACTCAATGTATATTCAAGATCAGAACCTCTTTCTGGTCCATTTTTTCTTTTTCCAGAAGAAAATCCACCTCCAAAGAAAGAGTCAAATATATCTCCAAACCCCCCCAGATCCGAAAAATCAAATCCTCCAAAACCACCTTGAAATCCTCCACCATTAAAATCAGTGGTACCAAACTGATCATACTGGGTTTTTTTCTGAGGATCTGTAAGTACTTGATATGCTTCATTTATCTCCTTAAATTTCTCTTCTGCTTTCTTATCATTTGGATTTCTATCTGGGTGGTATTTTAATGCTAATTTTCTAAAAGCCTTTTTTATATCCTGATCACTGGCTCCTTTCTCCAGTCCCAAGATTTCATAATAATCTTTTTTTGCCATTTTTATGTTTTTCACCACCTAAAACAAAAGTATAAATTACAATTTCTACTTAAATTAAGGGAAGAGCCAGAAACTCATCCCTTAACTATTATTATTATACACATTTATTATATAATCGTGAAGAGAAAATATTATTTATCATCATCTACTTTATAATCTGCATCAACTACATTGTCATCTTTAGAATCTGTATTTCCTGTTGTTCCCCCTGGGTTTGCTCCTGCATCCGGTCCAGGCTGGGCATTTTGACTATATATTTTTGATGTAATTCCATAGAAAGTCTGTGTTAAATCTTCTGTAGCCTTCTTAATTGCTTCAAGATCATCTCCATCTTTCACTTTCTTAACAGCTTCAACTTTTTCTTCTATAGCTTTTTTATCTTCACTTGAAACCTTATCTCCTAAATCTTTCAAAGTCTTCTCTGTCTGATATACCACCTGATCTGCATTATTCTTTATCTCTATGGATTCTTTTCTCTTCTTGTCTTGCTCTTCAAACTTTTCAGCTTCCTTTACAGCCTTATCTATTTCATCATTACTTAAATTAGTAGAAGCTGTAATTGTAATATTAGCTTCCTTGCCAGTTCCCTTATCCTTGGCAGATACATTTACTATGCCATTTGCATCTATATCAAAAGTAACTTCAATTTGCGGCACTCCTCTTGGAGCTGGAGCTATACCTGACAGAGTAAATCTTCCAAGGGTCTTATTATCTGCAGCCATTTGTCTTTCTCCTTGAACTACATGGATTTCCACAGAAGTCTGACCATCTGCTGCAGTTGAAAATACTTGACTCTTCTTAGTAGGTATTGTAGTATTTCTCTCAATTAAAGGAGTAGCAACTCCTCCTAAAGTTTCAATTCCAAGAGTAAGCGGAGTTACATCAAGAAGCAATACATCTTTTACATCCCCAGTTAAAACTCCTGCCTGGATAGCTGCACCCATAGCCACACATTCATCAGGGTTAACCCCTTTAGATGGTTCTTTACCTGTAAAACTTTTTACTGCTTCTTGAACAGCAGGTATTCTTGTAGATCCACCTACCAATATAACTTTATTTATATCATTTATTGTAAGCCCTGCATCATTTAATGCTTTTCTCATAGGTTCTATTGTTCTGTCAACCAAGTCCTGTGTAAGTTCATTAAATTTTGCTCTTGTTAAACTCATATCTATATGTTTTGGTCCTGTAGCATCTGCTGTAATAAACGGTAAGTTTATATTGGTTTGAGTTGAAGATGATAACTCAATTTTAGCTTTTTCGGCACCTTCCTTTAATCTTTGAAGTGCCATTTTATCATTTTTTAAATCTATGCCATTATCAGCTTTAAAAGTATCTGCTATATAATCTATTATTTTTTTATCGAAATCATCTCCGCCTAAATGGGTATCTCCATTTGTAGCCTTAACTTCAAATACGCCATCTCCAAGTTCCAATATGGATACATCAAAGGTACCTCCCCCTAAGTCATATACAAATATTCTCTGATTTGTATCCATTTTATCCATTCCATAGGCAAGAGCTGCAGCCGTAGGTTCATTTATTATCCTAAGCACTTCAAGTCCTGCAATTTTTCCTGCATCTTTAGTTGCCTGTCTCTGACTATCATTAAAATATGCAGGTACTGTTATAACTGCCTGTGTAACAGTTTCTCCTAAATAAGCCTCTGCATCTGCTTTTATTTTCTGAAGCACCATTGCAGATATCTCCTGTGGTGTGTATTGTTTTCCATCTATATTAACTTTATGATTTGTTCCCATTTCCCTCTTTATTGAAATTATTGTTTTATCAGGATTTGTTATTGACTGTCTTTTAGCAACCTGACCTACCAATCTCTCTCCGTTTGCCTGAAAAGATACTACAGAGGGAGTTGTTCTTGCACCTTCTGAGTTTGCTATTACTACCGGGTCTCCACCTTCCATAACTGCAACACAGGAATTTGTTGTTCCTAAATCAATACCTATTACTTTTGACATGTTAATTTACCTCCTAAATTTAACTCAGTTGAGATTTATCTTGTATACCTCTTATTTATTCGAAGACGGCAATTGGCTAATGACCCAGCCTTTTCAAAGTGAGAAATTAAGCACTGTTGCGCCCTCTGGATAAGTTCTCCTAAGGTTCAGATGGCGAAAAGTATTATTTATTAACAAACTTCATTTGAACCTAAGAGTCACTTGATATAATTTAGCTTTATACATTAAAAACTTAATTAGCCACTTTAACCATACTATACCTTATTACTTTATCTTCCCTTTTATATCCTTTTTGAAACACCTCTACAATAGAATTTTTATCATATTTATCATCTTCTATGTGCATAACTGCATTATGAATATTAGGATCAAACTCCCCTTCTGTAGAGATTTCTTCTACATTTAATTTTTCAAATGCAGTTTTAAATTGTTTAATTGTCATTTCCACGCCTTTTTTTAAGTCATCTATATTCCCTTCTACTTCCACTGCTCTTTCCAGATTATCTAGAACAGGTAATATATCCTTTAATATATCTTTACAGGCATCAGAATAAATAGCTTCTTTCTCTTTAGCTGTTCTTTTTCTAAAATTGTCATATTCTGCTGCAGTTCTTGCTAGTCTATCTTGTAAAGTTTTAAATTCATTGTGTATTTTTTCATTTTCAGATTTCAATTTAATATTTTCACTTTTCAACTCTTCTTCTGGATTTGACTCTAAAGTTTCATCCTCTTCTATATTTTCTGCTTCTTCCTTTTCTTCATCTACTTCTGTTTCTAAATCAGTGTCTTTATCATTTTCTAAATCCTCATTACTCTTAAAGTCCATATTTTCTTTTTCCTGTTCTACATCACCATGAAAATCTGATGTATTTTTATCTTCTTCCTTTAACATTTTAGAAATTTCCTCCAATCTAATATTTTATCACCACTTACACAACTAGTTTATACTACTATGCTAGGCAGTTTAAAACCCTATTAGAAATCAAAAGGTTAATCACTTTTCTACTTTTCCTCTGAATAAATATGACTTAATATATAATTCATTTCCCTCACTACATTTTCTAATATTGATATAACTTTTGAATAAGGCATCCTAGTAGGTCCTATTACACCAATTTCACCTATAGGTCTTTCATTGAGACTATAGACTGCACAAACTACACTGCAATTTTCTGCACCCTCTATATAGTTCTCTTCACCTATCTTCACTGAAATATTTGAAGCACTGTTTAATAGTCCATTTACCTTATCCTTGTTATCCAGCATAGATAAAAATCCTTTTGCTTTTTCTATATCTTTATACTCTGGATAATTAAATATATTAGTAGTACCCTGCATATATATTTGGGAATTATCTACACTGTTTAGACTATCATATAAAGCAGATATTATATTATTAAATATATCTTCATAGCCTTTTAAATCTATCCTCAAGTTATTTATAACTTTTAAATTTATTTGCTCTGCAGTTAGATTTTTCAGTCTGGCATTTAATATATTGCTTAACTTA
This window encodes:
- the yqfD gene encoding sporulation protein YqfD is translated as MREISKFSLRYCRKGIVLIEIQSLIPEKFINLMWKNNIYIKNIKKKSITTMTMEINLKDYYDIEDIAQKTSTKVKIIKRRGIVFLIIKLKKRITLVTGAILFIAIIYYLSTFIWSIKITSDKGLPPYIIRHQLKNYGVKPGINKNKVDVYKIEEELMKNNDSIMWVKVRIEGSKLSVKAVERKSPPNIIKEDNPCNLVAKKDGKVLRIYTTLGTPVVKIGDDVKKGQILVKGEQGQESATYSVAAGGYVICRTLYEDTETVNINSIKKQRTGKKIQNYYISLGNKKLYLKKNDNKFNNYDKIEESKFMLRKETYFEVKEITVKGDSQKIVKDTGDKLYKKICSNLDKSINILDKIVTYEQGDSCKVKVQVIAEENIAVQDKIEDTDKE
- the yqfC gene encoding sporulation protein YqfC is translated as MGDKMYNTKRNIADKLDLPRDIILNMPQIKVTGNSEIIIENHRGIILFDENQIKINSGVGLISIYGSRFEVLFMGGSTITIGGRFNSIVYEGN
- a CDS encoding GatB/YqeY domain-containing protein, whose product is MSLKQKCQKYDFKLIDKLKLDIMSMAKLIILLVEKANGRKLDDKKVADVLLRQVKERCKCMLKFKKGEKWDLIRKMRSEIGILLNYLPQQLSEKKLSEIFRKAVDKVGAESIKSEKYYGNCCT
- the rpsU gene encoding 30S ribosomal protein S21, which produces MSEIKVGENETIESALRRFKRKCARAGVLSEVRKREHYEKPSVKRKKKSEAARKRKFK
- a CDS encoding histidine triad nucleotide-binding protein, whose translation is MEDCIFCKIIKGDIPSEKVYEDDKVLCFKDIEPGAPVHVLMIPKKHIDSINDITEEDAKLIAYIYLIAKQIAVKLGISNKGYRIVTNCGKEGGQTVSHVHFHMLGGRTLKWPPG
- the mtaB gene encoding tRNA (N(6)-L-threonylcarbamoyladenosine(37)-C(2))-methylthiotransferase MtaB, which produces MDLTLSGEEFFHLYGRKKKVAIATLGCRVNQYETEAMAEKFIGEEYELVNFRQYADVYVINTCTVTNMGDKKSRQMIHRAKRRNSSAIIAVVGCYSQIAPDEVSKIEGVDVVLGTKNKGDILHWVNRAFRDEEKIVEVNDILKNRTFEDLNISEYQNRTRAFLKIQDGCNRFCSYCLIPFARGPVCSKEPDKIIEEVKKLEINNFKEIVLSGIHIASYGLDINENWNLIRILEEIDKIKGIDRVRIGSIDPKFFTEDIINRMANLTKLCPHFHLSLQSGCNSTLKRMNRKYTTSEYEEIVYKLRESIKNVSITTDIIVGFPGETEEEFCETYNFLNKIALSKIHVFKYSRREGTKAANMEDQIDGKIKDERSIRIIKLNEKLENKFMNRFLGNNMNVLYEQKVPGEKICYEGYTPNYIKIIAETVKGENLEGKILSTKLESLKEGYISGKIKSFM
- a CDS encoding 16S rRNA (uracil(1498)-N(3))-methyltransferase; the encoded protein is MNKFFVPQADINFNTVYITGDDLKHINKVLRLKIGDKVNVNNCHGKEFLGLIDNIDREKVTINIVEELKVYNESTLKLYLFQGLPKSSKMDLIVQKATELGVSEITPIITNRVVIKGDFKELKRVDRWNKIALEACKQCKRSIIPPVNTPIYFEELLKCLSNVDLIVVPYEMEKSIGIKKVINSIECREAINKVAIVIGPEGGFEKEEIEKLKDINSKIVTLGPRIFRTETAGFVCVALLMYELGDLGGFC
- the prmA gene encoding 50S ribosomal protein L11 methyltransferase, yielding MSKEWIEVSIIVSSEAVEAVSGILYNTEVEGISIEDTKDIEFKKKHSGDWDYFDESLLKVKEGAVIKAYYRENENFDSYLEYIKHNINNLENFGIDKGKGLVVVNKVNEQDWENDWKKYYKPYRAGEKIVIKPLWEKYENKKHDIVVEIDPGMAFGTGTHETTKMCIKALEKYVKPESNVFDIGTGSGILAITSSKLGAKKVTAVDLDPVAIESALKNIGYNNIKNIKVVHGNLMEEIHGKADILVINIIADVIMSLTEEVKEFLVPEGVFISSGIIIDRKEEVVENLENNGFKIKEINEDGEWVCIVSTIK
- the dnaJ gene encoding molecular chaperone DnaJ; amino-acid sequence: MAKKDYYEILGLEKGASDQDIKKAFRKLALKYHPDRNPNDKKAEEKFKEINEAYQVLTDPQKKTQYDQFGTTDFNGGGFQGGFGGFDFSDLGGFGDIFDSFFGGGFSSGKRKNGPERGSDLEYTLSLTFEEAVFGVEKEIPVTRDERCEVCNGTGAKKGSHPHTCDKCGGTGQVRHQRSTPLGNFVTMTTCDKCGGKGTIIRNQCEECRGKGTVRKHRKIKVKIPMGVDNGNIIPIKGQGEHGKNGGPPGDLYVNLRVSPHSKFKRKGFDIYLDAHISFGKAALGTSLKVPSIDGDVKYDIPPGTQPGTVFRLKGKGVPKVDGRGRGDQYVNIIVDIPKSLNEKQKEAVIMFMEASGEIQPRDVEKKSFIDKIFKNDSK
- the dnaK gene encoding molecular chaperone DnaK, producing MSKVIGIDLGTTNSCVAVMEGGDPVVIANSEGARTTPSVVSFQANGERLVGQVAKRQSITNPDKTIISIKREMGTNHKVNIDGKQYTPQEISAMVLQKIKADAEAYLGETVTQAVITVPAYFNDSQRQATKDAGKIAGLEVLRIINEPTAAALAYGMDKMDTNQRIFVYDLGGGTFDVSILELGDGVFEVKATNGDTHLGGDDFDKKIIDYIADTFKADNGIDLKNDKMALQRLKEGAEKAKIELSSSTQTNINLPFITADATGPKHIDMSLTRAKFNELTQDLVDRTIEPMRKALNDAGLTINDINKVILVGGSTRIPAVQEAVKSFTGKEPSKGVNPDECVAMGAAIQAGVLTGDVKDVLLLDVTPLTLGIETLGGVATPLIERNTTIPTKKSQVFSTAADGQTSVEIHVVQGERQMAADNKTLGRFTLSGIAPAPRGVPQIEVTFDIDANGIVNVSAKDKGTGKEANITITASTNLSNDEIDKAVKEAEKFEEQDKKRKESIEIKNNADQVVYQTEKTLKDLGDKVSSEDKKAIEEKVEAVKKVKDGDDLEAIKKATEDLTQTFYGITSKIYSQNAQPGPDAGANPGGTTGNTDSKDDNVVDADYKVDDDK
- the grpE gene encoding nucleotide exchange factor GrpE, which produces MLKEEDKNTSDFHGDVEQEKENMDFKSNEDLENDKDTDLETEVDEEKEEAENIEEDETLESNPEEELKSENIKLKSENEKIHNEFKTLQDRLARTAAEYDNFRKRTAKEKEAIYSDACKDILKDILPVLDNLERAVEVEGNIDDLKKGVEMTIKQFKTAFEKLNVEEISTEGEFDPNIHNAVMHIEDDKYDKNSIVEVFQKGYKREDKVIRYSMVKVAN